In Ipomoea triloba cultivar NCNSP0323 chromosome 15, ASM357664v1, one genomic interval encodes:
- the LOC116005787 gene encoding uncharacterized protein LOC116005787 has protein sequence MSQLASTVSRLESQGKLPSQTIVNPKQNVSAITLRSGKELEEHTQVRKTPNRDEENKKEVHPRQNDQKLVKESPETLAIPLPFPSRLAKSKKEEEQKEILETFRKIEVNIPLLDVIKQIPQYDKFLKELCTNKRKLKGNEMVSMGENVSAVLQKRLPSKCKDPGMFTIPCKIGNVNVDSAMLDLGASINVMPLSIYSSLNIGSLKETGVIVQLADRSNVYPVGVLEDVLVQVDGLIFPADFYVLDMEEDNSPNPSLILLGRPFLKTTKTKIECA, from the coding sequence ATGAGCCAGCTAGCATCTACTGTGAGTCGATTGGAATCTCAAGGTAAGTTGCCGTCACAAACTATTGTTAATCCAAAGCAAAATGTGAGTGCAATTACCCTGAGAAGTGGAAAAGAGTTGGAAGAACATACTCAAGTGAGAAAAACACCCAACCGAGAtgaggaaaataaaaaagaagtccATCCACGCCAAAATGATCAAAAGCTTGTCAAAGAAAGTCCAGAGACTTTGGCAATTCCTCTCCCTTTTCCTAGTAGATTGGCAAAATCAAAAAAGGAggaagaacaaaaagaaatactTGAGACATTTCGAAAGATCGAGGTAAATATTCCTTTACTTGATGTTATTAAACAAATTCCTCAGTATGATAAGTTTCTCAAGGAGTTGTGCACAAATAAAAGAAAGTTGAAAGGCAATGAAATGGTAAGCATGGGGGAAAATGTTTCAGCTGTTCTACAAAAAAGGTTGCCTTCTAAATGCAAAGATCCTGGTATGTTTACTATCCCTTGCAAAATTGGAAATGTTAATGTCGACAGCGCAATGCTAGATCTTGGAGCTTCAATTAATGTCATGCCCCTATCTATTTATTCATCTTTGAATATTGGTTCCTTAAAAGAAACTGGTGTAATTGTTCAACTTGCTGATAGATCTAATGTTTATCCTGTCGGGGTTCTAGAGGATGTTTTAGTACAAGTTGATGGGTTAATCTTTCCTGCTGATTTTTATGTGTTAGATATGGAAGAAGACAATTCTCCCAATCCCTCATTGATCTTATTAGGGAGGCCATTTCTGAAAACTACTAAAACTAAAATTGAGTGTGCATGA
- the LOC116005788 gene encoding uncharacterized protein LOC116005788: MPRSSRTGQLQYDPEIEKTAKKLKKETRLRKNKVVSSTFVQSTTTTESIASCCDSKKEQTMAEERAVAEEQRTLRELSAPNLNQQPLCIQHPALEVGFELRSGLIQLLPTFRGLENEDPHKHLKEFHVVCSSFKPQRVTEDQIKLRAFPFSLADRAKDWLFYLPSGSINTWDEMVRLFLEKFFPASRAASIRREICGIKQRDTETLHEYWERFKQLCASCPQHGVSEQLLIQYFYEGLLPMERKMMDAASGGAIVNKTPREARDLISIMAANSQQFGCRQDTASRRVNELALGGMHQVKACGICAATGHQTDMCPTLQYDYCEQANAIGGFPGQPQRNYDPYSNTYNPGWRDHPNFSYTPRPQFPQFQHRQPIQQQPASSQQPSSNSSMSLEDIVKSLAINTQQFQQQTQQF; this comes from the exons atgccaCGTTCTTCTCGTACGGGTCAATTGCAATACGATCCTGAGATTGAGAAGACTGCTAAAAAGTTAAAGAAGGAGACTAGATTGCGTAAAAACAAAGTGGTTTCTTCAACATTTGTTCAATCAACTACCACAACTGAATCAATTGCATCTTGTTGTGATTCCAAAAAAGAGCAAACAATGGCCGAAGAACGAGCCGTAGCTGAAGAACAAAGAACTTTAAGGGAGCTTTCTGCACCAAATCTAAATCAACAACCCCTTTGTATTCAACATCCTGCCTTAGAGGTTGGTTTTGAATTAAGGTCAGGTTTGATTCAACTACTCCCAACATTTCGTGGTCTTGAAAATGAAGATCCGCATAAGCACCTAAAGGAGTTCCACGTGGTGTGTTCGAGCTTCAAACCGCAAAGAGTGACAGAAGATCAAATCAAATTACGTGCTTTCCCATTCTCATTAGCCGATAGAGCAAAGGATTGGTTATTTTACCTTCCTTCAGGCTCAATAAACACTTGGGATGAAATGGTaagattatttcttgaaaagtttttcCCAGCATCACGAGCTGCCAGCATTAGAAGGGAAATATGTGGCATCAAGCAAAGAGACACAGAGACTCTTCACGAGTACTGGGAACGTTTCAAGCAACTGTGTGCAAGTTGCCCTCAACATGGAGTTTCTGAACAgcttctaattcaatacttttaTGAGGGATTGCTTCCCATGGAAAGAAAGATGATGGATGCAGCTAGTGGAGGTGCTATAGTGAACAAAACCCCTCGTGAAGCTAGAGATTTGATATCTATAATGGCTGCCAATTCACAACAATTTGGATGTAGACAGGACACAGCTTCTAGAAGAGTGAATGAG TTAGCTCTAGGAGGTATGCATCAGGTAAAAGCTTGTGGGATATGTGCCGCTACTGGACACCAAACAGACATGTGTCCGACACTTCAATATGATTATTGTGAGCAAGCTAATGCAATTGGAGGTTTTCCAGGCCAACCACAACGAAATTATGATCCCTATTCAAATACATACAACCCAGGATGGAGGGATCATCCAAATTTCAGCTACACGCCACGTCCACAGTTTCCACAGTTTCAGCATAGACAACCTATTCAACAACAACCTGCATCTTCACAACAACCATCTTCTAATTCAAGTATGTCATTGGAGGATATTGTTAAGTCACTTGCTATTAACACACAACAATTTCAGCAACAAACACAACAATTTTAG